ACGGGGGATCTTGGAGAGAATTTCCCCACTCCATTCAGTAGTCCCAACTAGGTAATCTCTCAATGGCCGCAGGTATCTACCATAGTATTCGTGCAAAAATTTAGAACGAAACTCAGGAACATCCACATGCACTGGACATTGAGAGGCACAGGCTTTACAAGCAAGACATCCTGACATTGCTTCGAAGACTTCATGGGAATAGTCATATTCTTTGGCTTTCTTGGCGGAATTAAAAAATTTTGCAGCAAACCCCCCTGAGGATCTGACCTCATCAGGGTCTCCAGCTAAGCTCAACTGTCGGAGCCACTCCCTCATGATTCCTGCCCGACCCTTTGGAGAGTGAATCCGATCACGTGTAATCTTTGATGAGGGGCACATCACGTGGTTTGGATCATAGTGGAAACAGGCTCCATTCCCATTACAACTGATGGTAACTGCGAATTCATCCTGCCAATTGGAATGAATTTGACGATCTCGATGACCTCGAAGTGGTGCTTCCAAAGAGACAGTTTTTTCTTTGGATTCAAGGGGCGTGACGATTTTACCAGGATTTAATTGATTGAACGGATCAAATACTTGTTTGATCTTGCGCAACTCCTGATAGAGTTCCGAACCAAAATGCTCTTCTGTATATTCGGTACGGAATCCTCTGCCATGCTCCGCCCACATCACACCACCATATTTGCGGACTAATTGACAGACACCATCTGAAATTTTACGAACAATTTCTTCGTCTTCAGTAGACTTTAAGTCCAGCGCAGGCCTTACATGTAAACAGCCCACATCCACGTGGCCGAACATGGCGTATTCAAGACCAAAGCTTTCCAGCAAGTCACAAAATTCTCGAATGTAAGCAGCCAAGTTTTCTGGAGGGACTGCAGTATCTTCAACAAAAGGAATGGGCTTGCGTCGTCCTTTGGTATTTCCCAGAAGTCCCACCCCCTTTTTTCTTAGATCCCAAAGATCTTTGATTTCCTCTAGAATTTCAGTTCGATAAAAGCCTGTAGCTTCTCCAGAGATTTTTTTTCTTTCGTGGATTATTTGCGCAAGTTGATCAACCTTTGCTTTTACTTCTGATTTTTCATTGCCTGAGAATTCAACCAAGTTGATTGTACGGGTCGGGCGAGGTCCTTCATCAGCTACAAAATCTTTAACCTTATGGTAGATCTCATCCTCCCGGGCAAGGCCCAAGATTTTTTCATCAACTGTTTCAATTGCTGTGGGATCAGATTGGACGAGGATTCCTGCAGCTCGCAATGCATCATCAAAGCTCTCGTACTTGACAACAATTAATTCCTGAAAGGCAGGTAGAGGTGTCAATTTTAGCTTAGCTTCATGGACCAGGGCCAAAGTCCCCTCAGATCCAGCAAGCAAATAATTTAGATTAAAGACAGACTGCTGATCATTACTGTAGACACCAGCCAAATTATAGCCCGTCATGAATCGGCTCATCTTAGGGAAGATCTCTTTGATCTGTTCAGCTTGTCGGCAAACGATTTCATCCACGACGCGATAAACTTCCCCAGTTCTACCGGACGCTTCCTTCCAGTCAGTTAACTCTTTTGGATTAAGAGAAACAGAGTGTAGTTCTTCTCCATTTGAGAGAAAACAGGATAGTTCAAGTAGGTGATCGCTGGTTCGCCCATAGACTCGTGAGCCTTTTCCACAAGCGTCTGTATTGATCATGCCTCCTAGGGTCGCTCGACTACTGGGAGAAAGATTTGGCGCAAAGAAAACTCCATGAGGCCGAAGAAAATCGTTCAACTGATCTAGCACAACACCAGGACCCACTTTGACCCATCCCTGCTCTAGGTTCAATTCCCTGATATCATTCATATGGCGGGAACAATCGATGATGATCCCATCAGTCAATGACTGCCCATTTGTCCCTGTTCCACCCCCTCGAGGAGCAAGGCGGATATCCCGATATTTCTCATGTGTGGCGAGTTTTAGCAGAATTTTCAGATCTGACTTATGGATCGGAAATACTGCTGCCTGGGGTATGATCTGGTAGATACTATTATCAGTGGATTGAACCAAGCGGGTGCCGTAATCTGAGCGAATCTCTCCTTGAAACCCTTGTTGGCCAAGAGTTTCCAGGAAAGCTAGATAACGACCTTGTGCCGGTTCTACCTGTGAAAGGCGAGGAATCATGTTTACGGCAGAGAATCTGAGAAAGTGAGTTCAGTTGTCGATGGAAACCAACTCTACATCGAAGATCAAAGTGGAGTGAGGGGGAATTAAATCACCGGCTCCATTGGCTCCATATCCTAGATTGGATGGGATCACTAACTGCCATTTAGAACCGACGCTCATCAACTGCAAAGCTTCAGTCCAACCAGGAATTACGCGATTTACAGGGATGTTGAGTGGCTCACCACGTGCGTATGAACTGTCAAATACTTGACCGTTTACCAGTCGGCCAATGTAATTGACAACAACCCTGTCTTGAAGTTGGGGTTGGGCTCCAGTACCCTCTTCAACAATCTGGTACTGGAGGCCACTGGCAGTAACGGTGGTCTCGGATTTGGCGGCATTCTCTTTCAGATAAGCCTGACCTTCATCAATAACGGCTTGAGCAGCGGCAGCTCGAGCTTGCTTTTCTTCTTCGCTGGGAAACATATCACTAAAAATATAGTTAAAAACCAAAAAACCACCCAAGCCCATCATCAGGAGTGCAGTTACTAAACTATGCTTTTTCTTGGGAGGCTCCGTAACTTCTGTTGTTTCGGTCATGGTTTGTTTAAGGTGGAACGGAAATTACAGGTCACTAAGGATAGCATTGGCTGCACGTCGACCTGATCGCATAGCACCCTGTAGGGATGAATGTTCACGGTGATCTCCGCAGATGAATAACCGTTCATTGACTTTGACGGTTTTTTCAGTGAATTGCAACGCAGGAGGTCTTTGTTGAGGAAGAGCTTGAGGTAGATCGTAGCAGCGGATCATGCGCCAATTTTCTGTTGTTTTTCCAAACCAATCTAACAACTGATCACGGACTGCTTTCTCCAAATCTTGCTGATTTTCATAACCCTGTAGGACGGAAACAGATACTAAGTCCTTGCCGTCTGGCGCATAACTTCTGCTCACACGACTGTTCACCACCAAGTGATTAATTGGGCCGACTCCATCTCCATTCAGCATGAGAATCGGATGTTTAGTGTGCGGAACTTCATTAGCCTCAAAATACAGACAGTACGTCGATTGAAATTCTGGAGGGCTTGTCCATCCCATCAGCCGATATGCTTCAGCAGCAGATGAAGCAATCACTACAGCAGAACCTTCGACAACATCCCCGCTCGCAAGAGTTACGCTTTGGTCTTCGATTTTTTGAACAGGGCTCTCCAGTTCAATCGTACCTTTAGGTAGGTCTCTAGCCAACTGATCTGGGATGGCTTGCATGCCCTGAGCAGGAAGAGTTACCCGTCCAGATGCAAAAGTTTTATAGGTGAATTCAAGCATCCGACTAGATGTTTCTAACTTCGGATCCAAAAACACACCGGCAAAAAAAGGCCTTAGGAAGGCATCAATGAATTTTTTTGAGAAACCAGCTTTTTCAAGGTATTCACAAGTTTGAATTTCTGGCTTTGAAAAGATCTCATGCAAGCTCATCGATGAAAGCTGGCTGCGCCAACGCATCAACTGTAGACCATCACCAATTGAACTGAGCTTAGATCGGAGGGTCCATGGAAGATGATGAGGCTTTCGAAAAGGATCTGCCATGAGATGAAAATCACTGCACCATCTTACTAGAGCTCCTGGATAGAAAGCCTTCAGTTGGAGCCCTCGGTACCTCAGCATTCTGCGAGCTTCAGAATATTCAGTAAGGAAGACTTGGAAGCCACGATCCAACAAAAAACCATCCACTTTATCAGTTTGGACGCGTCCTCCGATTCCATCAGAAGCCTCAAGTATTCGAACCCTCCGGCCAGCTTGGTGCAAATGGATCGCACAGCAAAGGCCCGCAATTCCAGCGCCAAGAATCAGGACGGGTTGTTCTTTCATGGATGCAAACTTCGATAAAAGTAAATTTGGGAAAGCAGACAAAATTAACGAAAATCAGCACTCTTGCAAGCGGTTTCCCTGATGAAGTACCCTATAGTTCCGATTATTCTGAATCACCAGCATGCCATTTAGGACATACCTTGCGAAAATTACACTGAGCACACTGGGTGGTGTCATCCGTAAAGCTGAAATTACTTTCTTCGGCGTGATTTTGTTCTGGTCTGCTCAGTAAGGTTTGCATTTGCTGAATAGACTCTTTGACGTAGTTTTGAACACCTTCGAGGTCCAGAGATTTACTGTTGTATTCCCTAGTTTCCCCAGTTGCGAGAAAGACTTCTTTAAGAAGGATTTGGTCGGGTTGGATTCCCCATTTTTCTGATGTGTACATCGCATATATACCCATCTGAAGTGAATGGTCAGCTTCATCAGATTTGCCAGTTTTCCAATCCAGTAGAACGATTTGATCATCACTGCGATAGCAGGCATCAAGGGAAACCCAAATTTTGCATCCATCGATTTGAAAAGAGTTCAACTCCTCTAGTTCTAACCATTTGGAATAGTCTAGATTTTTCAATTGATTGAGCATAGGAAGGTGATAGAAGTTCTCCACACAGGTTTGAGCTTGTGTGGCTAAGGCTCGCCACTCCTCATCATTGACGGGCAGTTGGTATTCATGCTCAACCAACCCCATAAATCGCTTGGGCCGAAGCCGATACTTCGCATCTCTTGAGTCTCTATAATCCTGGCGCAACCGATTTCGGAGATTTTCAGCTACACTCTGATAGTTTGGAAGTGATTTTGATTTCCTTAGGTGATGCAATAGTTCCTCAAGAACTTTGTGAACCTGAACACCGATCCAAGCAAATCGATTATGAAGCTGTTTTAGGACGTAGATTTCTCTGATTCTGGGATCAGACTGCCAGTCCCAACCTCCCCAAGAACCATAATAATGAAACCAGTAGCGCCTGGGACAACTTTGAAGCGTCTCATTTCGACTCTTCGACCAACTGAATTCATTGCGCAATATTCCCATGGCTTTAGCATTTTGTGGAAGAGAGAATTTTAGACATGAAATATACTGTACACATCCTGAGGACGACCCAACTCTCAATATTTTCCAAACAGTCTGACGAAGCCTTGACTGAGTCGCAAGGGTTGGCCTCCATCAAGTAGGTTCATCATGCGGGAATTATATCTTATTCGAAGTAATAAGACCGAGGAGTGGGAGAATGGCGTACGCAAAGTGAGCTTTGCGTGTGATGACCCTGATATCCACGCATTTGTGTGGGTCGATCTACGTGAGTGCTTAAGTGGAATTCAAATCATTTTTCGTGAGAGGGTACTCGAATGGGATAAATCTGCTGGAGTCAGTCATGGCGATACTAATCGTGAAGCTGATGAGGAGGTTTATGGTTATCAGAAGGGTGCTAGATCAATTCACAATCAAGTGCATAGCATTGGTCAATCAGACTTGGCACTTTTGAAAACTTTACTGTTCCCGGGGGAATGGGATTCTTTAATAAAGAGTTGCTTCAATGTTTTGGAAAAGGGGAATTAGTCTTTGCCTACTCCTGCTTCCCATAGCTAATGTCTTGAAGGCAGATTTCTTTAAATGGGATGTGGTAGTCTATGCGGAAGGTTATGGGTTATCGCATGAAGTCTTTGCTGTTCTGGAAGCGAGTACTATCTGGGAACAGGGCGACTGGATATGTGAAATAAGTGATTTCTGGACTACGATCACAAGTGAATTACTGCTGGAAGGGAAGACCTTGAAGTGCCAACAGGGCGGGACAGAGCGTTTCGTAACCGTCACTTGTGATTTAAATAACAGGGGTCGCCAACACAACTCCTTCAAAGAACAATTCTCCCCAACGAATGCTGGATTCTATTTGGAACCTGAAGATAGAATTAATTCTGCCTATCTCAGTCTTCGCTGCTACTACTAATTACTATCCTAGTTTCCGAGTGATCACACAGATTTTGTCCTTCCTTTCGCTTCGGTTATTTAAAAGCACAATAGTCCGTGAACTCTGGTCAAAAAACCATAGGGAGTTTAAGTTTAATACTGGGCCCTGGACACCACTACAGAAGCCTATTAAGGAATCTCAGATATGCTTGATCACTTCGGGGGGACTTCATCTCACTACAGATCACCCTTTTGACATGGGTGACCCCAACGGGGATCCCACTTTCCGTACTATTCCTTTAGACTCTGATCAAAATAAATGGCAGATCACACATAATTACTACGATCATGCGGATGCTGAAAGAGATTGGAACCTTATTTTCCCTTTGGAGCGACTTCTTGAATTAAGAAGTTTTGGAAAAATTGGTTCTCTTTCTCCCAACCACTACTCTTTAATGGGACACATCACTGGTCCTCACCTACCAACTTTACTTCATCAGACTGCAAAAGAGCTGGCAGATCGTTTACGAGATGAGCACACAGATTTGGCGCTTCTTGTGCCAGCTTGAGGACTATGTAACCAGACGGTCGGTCTGGTACAAAGAAATCTTGAGGCAGCAGGAATCTCAACCGTCAGCATAACGATTATGCGAAGTATCACGGAACGACTATTCCTACCGAGATCCTATCACCTGCGCTATCCCTTTGGTCACGCACTTGGGGAGGTTGGAAATCGAAGCCAGCAATTGCAGATTCTGATGGATTGCCTGAATCTTCTTGGAAACGCTGAAAAAACTGGGACCATCATTGATGCTCCTTACCTTTGGAAACGCCATCAATTTGAGGAACTTTTTCCTGCATGAATTCTTCTCCGCAAAAAGCAGTTCGACAGTTGATCCGCGAAAGCCGATGCACCAATTGGTATGGCCTTCGTGGTACCTCCAAGACGATGTTGCTGTCCGAGGTAATCCGACAACTATCTTCAATGATGGTCATCATCACTGAATCTTATGAGAAAGCCGAACAACTTCAGGAGAACCTAGAGTGGTTTCTGGGACAGGAAGGTATTCGCCTGTTTCCTCAGTGGGATACCCTGCCTTATGATAATTTTTCACCACATGGAGAACTTGTTGGGAAGAGGCTGTCGACTCTTGAGGCACTTTTATTTGGTGAAGTTCGTTGTTTGATCACAACGCCTCAGGCACTGATGCAGAAGCTGATGCCTAGAGAAGAGTTTATTCAAGCTAGGCGGCTGCTGGAAGTAGGTGACCTGATCTCAATGGAGAGTCTACTGCGTACTCTGCCTGAGTTGGGATATGTTCAGGTGGATCGGGTAGAAGAAACAGGGGAATTTAGTACTCATGGAGAGATGATCGATCTCTTCTTAGCTGAAATTGAAAAGCCTCTGCGGCTTGGTTGGAGACAGAATCGCCTTTACACGATTCAACATTTTCAGATTGATAATCAACTCACAGATACTGCTGAGCTAGAGTCTGTAACCATTCTGCCAGTGAAGGAGGTTCTTTACAGTGAGAAGCACCGGCAGTTTGCCCGACAACAGTTAACCAAATACCGTGATCAAGTTGCAGAGAGCCTGCGGCAACACATGCGCAAACGACTGCAGGATGCGGAGTTCTTTCCTGGCATGGAATCTTTAATTCCTTTGTTCTATGAAGGCTTAGATACCTTGTTGGACTACCTGCCGAAAGATGCGTATATCGTTCTGGACGAAGCATCCAAAACTGCTGAGCGGGCGAAACACTTTTATGATGAAGTGTTTATGGAATATGAGATGAGTGTGCAGCAGTGCAATCTGACGGTACCTCCAGAC
This region of SAR324 cluster bacterium genomic DNA includes:
- a CDS encoding glycine/sarcosine/betaine reductase selenoprotein B family protein — translated: MLDSIWNLKIELILPISVFAATTNYYPSFRVITQILSFLSLRLFKSTIVRELWSKNHREFKFNTGPWTPLQKPIKESQICLITSGGLHLTTDHPFDMGDPNGDPTFRTIPLDSDQNKWQITHNYYDHADAERDWNLIFPLERLLELRSFGKIGSLSPNHYSLMGHITGPHLPTLLHQTAKELADRLRDEHTDLALLVPA
- a CDS encoding PD-(D/E)XK nuclease family protein, with protein sequence MGILRNEFSWSKSRNETLQSCPRRYWFHYYGSWGGWDWQSDPRIREIYVLKQLHNRFAWIGVQVHKVLEELLHHLRKSKSLPNYQSVAENLRNRLRQDYRDSRDAKYRLRPKRFMGLVEHEYQLPVNDEEWRALATQAQTCVENFYHLPMLNQLKNLDYSKWLELEELNSFQIDGCKIWVSLDACYRSDDQIVLLDWKTGKSDEADHSLQMGIYAMYTSEKWGIQPDQILLKEVFLATGETREYNSKSLDLEGVQNYVKESIQQMQTLLSRPEQNHAEESNFSFTDDTTQCAQCNFRKVCPKWHAGDSE
- a CDS encoding NAD(P)/FAD-dependent oxidoreductase; this translates as MKEQPVLILGAGIAGLCCAIHLHQAGRRVRILEASDGIGGRVQTDKVDGFLLDRGFQVFLTEYSEARRMLRYRGLQLKAFYPGALVRWCSDFHLMADPFRKPHHLPWTLRSKLSSIGDGLQLMRWRSQLSSMSLHEIFSKPEIQTCEYLEKAGFSKKFIDAFLRPFFAGVFLDPKLETSSRMLEFTYKTFASGRVTLPAQGMQAIPDQLARDLPKGTIELESPVQKIEDQSVTLASGDVVEGSAVVIASSAAEAYRLMGWTSPPEFQSTYCLYFEANEVPHTKHPILMLNGDGVGPINHLVVNSRVSRSYAPDGKDLVSVSVLQGYENQQDLEKAVRDQLLDWFGKTTENWRMIRCYDLPQALPQQRPPALQFTEKTVKVNERLFICGDHREHSSLQGAMRSGRRAANAILSDL
- a CDS encoding FKBP-type peptidyl-prolyl cis-trans isomerase: MTETTEVTEPPKKKHSLVTALLMMGLGGFLVFNYIFSDMFPSEEEKQARAAAAQAVIDEGQAYLKENAAKSETTVTASGLQYQIVEEGTGAQPQLQDRVVVNYIGRLVNGQVFDSSYARGEPLNIPVNRVIPGWTEALQLMSVGSKWQLVIPSNLGYGANGAGDLIPPHSTLIFDVELVSIDN
- a CDS encoding FAD-binding and (Fe-S)-binding domain-containing protein → MIPRLSQVEPAQGRYLAFLETLGQQGFQGEIRSDYGTRLVQSTDNSIYQIIPQAAVFPIHKSDLKILLKLATHEKYRDIRLAPRGGGTGTNGQSLTDGIIIDCSRHMNDIRELNLEQGWVKVGPGVVLDQLNDFLRPHGVFFAPNLSPSSRATLGGMINTDACGKGSRVYGRTSDHLLELSCFLSNGEELHSVSLNPKELTDWKEASGRTGEVYRVVDEIVCRQAEQIKEIFPKMSRFMTGYNLAGVYSNDQQSVFNLNYLLAGSEGTLALVHEAKLKLTPLPAFQELIVVKYESFDDALRAAGILVQSDPTAIETVDEKILGLAREDEIYHKVKDFVADEGPRPTRTINLVEFSGNEKSEVKAKVDQLAQIIHERKKISGEATGFYRTEILEEIKDLWDLRKKGVGLLGNTKGRRKPIPFVEDTAVPPENLAAYIREFCDLLESFGLEYAMFGHVDVGCLHVRPALDLKSTEDEEIVRKISDGVCQLVRKYGGVMWAEHGRGFRTEYTEEHFGSELYQELRKIKQVFDPFNQLNPGKIVTPLESKEKTVSLEAPLRGHRDRQIHSNWQDEFAVTISCNGNGACFHYDPNHVMCPSSKITRDRIHSPKGRAGIMREWLRQLSLAGDPDEVRSSGGFAAKFFNSAKKAKEYDYSHEVFEAMSGCLACKACASQCPVHVDVPEFRSKFLHEYYGRYLRPLRDYLVGTTEWSGEILSKIPRLGNALLGNALSTKALEQLVGLIDAPALSTPNLANQLTKVEGLVTIEELRRLPTTQKQSSVILLQDAFTSFYEAPLVIHFVKLLQNLGFRVCVTPFRPNGKPLHIKGLLNWFDPLVRKNSEWFQTLATLGVPIVGIEPSMVLTYRDEYPKSLGFQQLPVEIMLPQEWLVQQIDQLRSNKILEPLRSYCLLGHCSEKTLALQSQQQWQNVFKALGLDLKLETTGCCGMAGTYGHEKEHYEESRGIFKMSWQHHMPNELAQQATILATGYSCRSQVKRFAGFRPMHPLQALLQEITENNSATNTKRTETVLGNA